ctctttacaattaaaatctcccatcattatagttcgttcacagccacccaacatttcttccagacatgttcctgtatcacttatcatttcttcatattcctgtactgaccatgcatttgtcttaggtggtacgtacaccactatgtagtgcctctttttccttcattagtttctgctctgatctttagcacttctgcctttcccataccttctttcacttgatccacctttatatctttttaaccagcaacatcactcctcctcccatcttacctactctatttcttttccaaacattatatttccttctccaaccatcatcaggtcttctccctctctcagttttgtttcagtaagacccacaatatctgggttcttgtccctcaagtaatcgttgagttctaaaatccccgatatcactccatttatgttggaatacattacattccgctcatacgtaagtttttttagtcctttcttactgtacttttctgggttatgaaccacttcctcagtctcatatgtgtgtgtgtgtgtgtgtgtgtgtgtgtgtgtgtgtgtgtgtgtgtgtgtgtgtgtgttatgctcaCAAGTAACCTTCAACCTTTATGGCAGGAGAGCACCCAGGAGGAGATCAGGAAGAGGATAGAAGTGATGGTGGACATGTGGCAGAAGGATCAGCTCAGCTTGGAGGTTCAGAATCGCATGATGACACTCACTCAAGGTGCATTTACTCTAccatttttattctgtttcttacaAGATTTCAGCCAAAATTAAATTATTCTGTTTCTTTGCTCACTTTTACATGACTAGAATTTAGGATTTTTACATgtaactggccaagggtaacaaaaactgTGATTAGAAAAATGCCCACTTGGATGCTGGTATCTGAAGAGTGTTAAATGCTTTTATAAAAAGTACAGGATAAACGTCTCTTTAATGAGTTTAAGTGGAAATACaggaggcagagagttccagaatttaccagagaaagggatgaatgattgagaatactcattagcttgcattagagaggtgcaCAGAAtagggtgagagaaaaaaaaaaaacctgtacagcaaggccacaggaagaagaggaggcatgcagttagcaaggcCAGAAAAGTagttgatttttattttattttattttttttattttttttttttttttatttattattttttttccatacagaCTTTTCATGGAAATTTGTTGTTTAAAGAAGATGTCCTATCTGAAAGCTCACTCATTAGGGAACTTTTACCTTGAGTAAGGAAGCTCAtcctacactcagaccatggCCAGAATTTGAACCCATGTGCTTGGAGACTCGTCCCCCTAAGGCCTAAGTGCACgtggttccattgtaccacaACAGGCCCcgagaagaggaaaatcaaaACTAGTAGTGAACATTAAAATTTCTGAAAAAGTTGATGTCCtcaatatgaaagagaaatagaatatCCTCCACTCTGGAAGTtagtagtcaaagaatttctcatagtcagaggaattaggtgaggggtatacagcacagattaatttattttgagAGTGAGTTTGAAGTCATAGGCAGATGTTGGAAAACTTGGAAAATTCAAGACTGTGGGCATAAGAGCAAGTTCATTTGTTGTGCACATAGAcataacatccagctttggaatgaaaaattAAGATCGACAAAGTATGAGGGAACAGAACAGGGGCAATTGGCAGTTCCCTCATACACCTGTGTtgtagtgaagaaaagaagatgaggtttagtagaggataGTTGGTGTTGTAGaggttgaaaattagatctaagattgTAAATCttgcagaaattaatgaagaaaatttgAGGGTGATGTCAAGACACTTAAGATTTATACCACTAGAGCAGTCCAACCTGGGGGCATTTATGTTCCCCTCCCCAGAATGAGACTCAGACTGGTGTAGGAGTCGCCATATTAGTTTTGAATTTTGAGTTAAGGATGTGTACGTAACTATGTGTTTGTAGCTTTGTCTGAATAAAGTGAGTTGTGTTTAGAGGATAGGCTGTGACTTCCCCCTTATGGTGtgagacaaaggaaaaacattcagtgaggtcacagctggctttaatgatcAGTTCACAGCATAATCTGATCCAGTGTATTAGACCTTAGTGGGAGTAATTATTGTTATGGCAGGTGCCTGCTATCTCCTCCTGGATCCTGTGTTAAGAATTGGGATATAACAGTTAGTTAAATTGATATTCCATTTTCACATCACAATAATTCATCTTATCAGAAGTTCTGTTAAGAAAAGACAACTCTACATAGACTAAACCTTCATATAAAAAATTCAGGGAATATTGGATATACTTTTATGTAAGCCTTATAATTGAGTAGGGATGAaaatttaccttttattttccttccagcTCTCTCAGAACATAATTATGACAAGGCTTGGTCAGTACATCAGTCACTTATTGTTGATTACACCACCACATGTTCTCCTTGGATGGTGGGCATCAAGACACTCATAGCTGAGTCACGGAGCCTTTCCGAAGCCACACTGGGGCAAGATGAAGGCAACAAGTTTGAAACAGGTGATGCAGTTCCAGTcagtaatgaaggagaggaatctGTTAGCAAAGTATCCTCTATAAAGTGACACTTGAGAAGCAAGATGGAAGGAACACAAGGTAAAGTTGTTGACCAGGAATTTCTGAATGTTCATAGAGAAAGCACACAAAGGTCAAGGAACATGATAAATAATAACTTTAGTGGCATTTTTTGTAATGTATTGGTTTCTTGCTAGCTGtgaggtagtgttggtggtggtggggtaggTTTTTGAGTTGCATGTCTCTCCTTTATTTGACAGTATGTATGGACTTAATAGTATTTGGGTTTTGTATTACAAATTTTGCAAATCTGAATTATTCAAAAAATTTTGTTTTCCAAACTGTTAATTAGGTGTACCTGGAGTTTTCTCTCCAATCTCATCATAATAAAGACaagtattacaaaaaaaaactttatgtTCTGGAAGACTAAATATTTATAGTTACAGAGTTAATAATATAATCCATCAGTATGGAATGATATGGAAATAAACACTACTTAGATATTCATAACTATCCAAAGTAGCAGAGGAAAGATTTTGTACTTGATAAGTACTTCTAATAGAAAAAACTAATGAGATTATGATTAACTGCCATGCATCATCAAGTGGTATCTACAGTGAAGTTGCTCATGAATATTGGCATGTTTTTTGCCAGAAGTGCAAATGATTAAGATGGTTGATTTACTAAACTGATAATAAGAGCAGTCTCATCTCTCACCATACAGCACACCATGACAACATGGTTCTAGTCACTTTGAAGGACAAAGGAAGTAGAAAGATGACAGCCTAACTTGCTTGAAACACAGATGATTCTGGCGTGCTAGTTCATAATTTTGTCGCATATCTTCTCATATCAAGAAATAAGTCAGTACAATACATATGCactaaatatgtgtgtgtgtgtgtgtgtgtgtatatatatatatatatatatatatatatatatatatatatatatatatatatatatatatatatatatatatatatatatatatatatatatatatatatatatatatatatatatatatatatatatatatatatatatatatatatatatatatatatatatatatatatatatatatatatatatactgtatacttGTGCATTGTGATATTTACAGATAagtatttacaactatgtaagGTTCCAAATGGCaatgattattattttgaaGGTACAGGGATTTCTCGATTTATGTGAGGGATGCATTCTTGAATGGATCATGTAATGTAAATATTACATAAAGTGAACATAATTACTGAACTAAACTGTGCAGTACATACCAAGTTTGGCATTCAGCTCACATCAAGTTGAAGGATAGGTGTTGTAGGATATCAAACAAATTTATAAAGAATAAGTtaggttttattatttcttacttgtACATGTTTATATTGAGTTGTACCATTATGCAGctttgttttgggtgtgttggtATACATCAGCTGTGCTCTACTGATTTCATGCAGAACCAGTTCCTATGGTTTCACCCACCCAAGGAACCAGTTCTTTAAGTACTTCATTATCAATTCCTGCCCACTTTTTGTAACAATGAGCTTGAAGCACGACATGAAAGGACAGCATGTTGTCAGTACACACAGGGAATACCTGGTGGCTGTATCAAAACTAAACCAGCCGCATAACTTGATTTTCTTGATATCGTATTATTCTAAGTAATCTATGTAGCATGAAAAAATTATTAGGCTTTTTACTTCGCATCATTTCCGAAATTGCATATTTTAAACATGCATAAATCAAGAAGTCCctgtattttcaatattttcattaattgtGCAATTATCTCTTTTTGTGTGCAGTGTTATAGATTTATTTTCAAAAGCAAGAAGCAGCCTTGTTTCTTTAGAAAGTGGAGGTTAAACTGCTTTAATTTATCTAtcgtttctctcttattttgtgtGCTATTGTGAGGACTCAGTGTGAAGTAGCTACCCCTGGTGGCTGGCAGCCTgaaatacttttctttaaagctTCCAGTAGTTACCGTATTTTATACCTTATATGATGCCTGAATGAAATTATGTATCAAATACACCTGGTTCATAAGTAGTGAGTGATGATGCTGTCATAGTATTAGCATAGATTATGGTATGGGGAAAATACTGCATGAACAGTACAGTGTCTCATTTAACAGACCAGTCTTTCATAAGACTCATTTTCTAATCATTCTTTGTATGAAATAGCCTTGATTATGATTAATATCGAGAATTAACTAGTCCTGTCTGCTTTAATACTTTTGTGAGGATAACCACAGTACTTCAGAAAAGTCTCAAGAGCACATATCCTTATAAGGTAACCATACagattcctctcccttttctatcCTGACCCTATACTTCCAGTTAACTCAGTCTCTTCCTCAATCTCTACTTACCTTTATATATCTTTCACACTTTTCCTCGTCAGGTAACCAAGTCATTTCATTTCAGGGTCGtgcatttcattatttctatcacttatttctttcattacataGCATCCATCCCATTCAATTCTGGTCACACCAAATATTTAGCAATATTGCCGATACTTGATCACACAAGTAAGTCTAAAACATTTGATTGCACAACTATCTAAGCATGCAGCTTTTCTGATTTTCCCAGACCATCCATCATCTTTCTTTGCTCTTACCACTTTCAATTGTGTACCCACTGTCACCTTTGTAATATTGTGCTCTCCTCACCTTCATTCATACTACTtactctattgctgctgctatttcCTTTGGAAAAATGTCTGAACATcatatcttctttctcatctgtcCGGTCTCATCAGTTTTATCAATCAAGTATGATTAGGTATTTCAAGGTATTTTTGAATAAAGCTTTATTTTCAAGAcattaggataaaaaaaaatatttaatagGGCAATCATTTGCATTGCCATTGGCTTTATTTTTTATAACTTATGGAAAATATGTACACAAAGATAACGTTCATAATCCTTTAGAGTTTGTATCTCTCAGATGGTTGCTTTAATACAAGTTTTCCTTGAGACCTTGCCATTGGAGCACTTTTTCAATGAACAATGTACTTCCTCCAACAAACATTTGACATATAACACAGTCTAATGGAACTAAACATACCAGTATGGCTTTATGTATACGAGTATCTTCTATTGTTGCTCAAGTGACAAGGCCTCAAGTTTCCATGCATGATAAAATTTCATCAACATTATATACAACACATTGGTACATTCATATTACAAAGTCAATCAGTACTTTTAGTTCCATGCACAGAAGAAACCTAATGCTGTACAATGTAGATTACACAAGGCAGTCACAAAGCACAGCAGTTATAACCTCTGAATACACAGAATTACGCTTAATAATTTCAGACTGGACACCTCCAGCATACAAATTTTCAGATTCTTTCAGTTTTGCATGGCACTAATATCAATTCAGCACCATAAAttttaataaatataaatagtaaTACATATACAAATACCTATAAGATAGCTAACCTCCCATTGAATGGGAATCTTAGCTTTCAATTTAAAGCAGTAATGAGATTGATATTAAAGATGTTTATGTTAACAGAAACTTTCTAAAAGGAGCCaatcttatgtatttttttcatgatttgtaAAAATTTTTCTCAATTTACACTGAAAGGTTTATAATATTGAatttgtctccatatctacaataAAAGATCTGTAAATTGACTGTAGCTTAATCCACTACACTGGCAACTCAAACTTTACATCAACATTGGCAGCCTTGGCTAGAGTGATGATGTTGGACAGCTTGACGGCCATTTTTGCTGCATCATCAAGGTTGTCACAAGGAAGGATCCTCAGGTTGGACATGGCAATGAGGGCCTTCGCATCATCAACATTAGTTCCCTGTTGGACAAACAATGTCTTTGTTACTACTGCTGGACAGTGGACTTCACTACCATTGTAACTCAGATAGATGTCAAAAATATTAATTTAAATGCATAATTATTTGGTGGAGGCAATGTAGAGCAACAGTGACTAATTTAGAACTATGGTGAACAACTGCATTTTCCAAACATAAGGACTCTGTCAAAGATGTTTAGATATTAAACTGTAATCTAACATTAGTAGGGAACTGTGGTGAGGGACTGTGGTTTGTAAACatactgtggagagagagagaagtatttaTGGTGTGTGTCTAGAGGagtggtttttatttatttatttttctttatgtaggagagggccagccaaaaTTATGGAACAAATGTTTTTatacctcccttttaaaagaaacgtcgtaggaaggcggaaatacaaaagcaggtaggaagtaccagagtttaccagtgaatgattgagtattggttaactcttgctttagaGAGTTTgccagaatagggatgagaggaagaagaaagcattgTGCAGTGAAGctgcagaaggaggggagacatgcagttggCAAGATCAggagaacagttagcatgaaaatagcaataaaatatagagagatgcaacatttcagcagtgagaaagaagctgaagacagtcagtcagagggagGGAGTTGATGGGATGAAAAGCTTCTGATTCCACCGTATCTACTAAAACtgtgggaaagatgaaaaagtgaagttattgaagatgtttttggctagatgccagaagtcacaaggggagtttgagtttgaaagattttgacattttctatttatgaagcagtgtttggcaagttgaagaacagacttggcatgattccaggcagaaatataaactgCATGTGATTCAGGAGacggaaggctcaagtaccttttgtgggcaacctctctatcatgtatagcacaagaacaggctgtgttaaaaccaaggtttaggttgagaaaaagaatgaggaatatacacctcaatgccagacactatcatctctgttatgcattcagcacaaagagatgggtctctgacatggaaaccaGGGGTGTGAagtcggattttcaaaagtccgaTTCTGACTCCAGTAAATTTAaaaatgttgcgactccgactccaggaacaACAatatagtctattttttttttacatcagggatggtggccaagggaaaagattaagcAAAATGCCCGATAGttgccacacccaaaaaaagacgaaagttaagagaatcaatacttacatattttcgagtcaatccataataaaagtgtacttaacgattatataattatcataaattaataaaaattatatatgtagtgcttgattggacacattctccacaaagtcaatttctcccaatttgtagAAATCTCCAATCTCCatgaagtggaatctttactcgAAAATTTATCACGCAAAGGAGTTGGAGTCACTCATATTTTTAccgactccgactctgactctgactccgGCCAAAAGTAGCCGACTCCTCGACTCTGACTCCACACCCCTGATGGAAAcggtaatcattccagggaaaagcaacataatacctcctcaggtccatCCCAAATGGCAGAGGTAAAATACCAGAGGCACATCTGCTTTGGagaatcctgaggagggattggagaaataggacaagatacagaaatgagattgtgatcagaggagtcCAACGGAGATGATACAGTGACAGCATAAGCTGAagaattagaggtgaggaagagatcaagaatgttgggcgtgtctccaagatggtcaggaatatgaatagggtgttgcaccagttgctctaggtcatggaggatagcaaagttaaaggctagttcaccaggatgtgaagggagaggaaagtcaaagctggtggtgaacattgaaacctccaagaatggaaatctctgcaaaaggggtagagggacagaatatggtccactttggaagttaaatcttcaaagaatttactatcaTCAGAGGAGTTATGGAAgtgatagacagcacagattaaTTTAGGTAGAGAATGACTATTAAGTTGAAGCCAGATGATGGAAAATTTGCAAgcgtgggcacaagagcaagttaagtcattgcacacatccagctttggaacaaaaatgagaatagaaaaagtaggagggaacagagaaggggctacagtactatcagttgcctcagacagctgtgcttcagtaaggaaaagatgaggtttagtagaggagaggtggtgttccatagattgaaaattagagctaagactgcaaatgttgcagaagttaatgaagataaagttaagaaaggtgtcaagacatttggggttgttatcaagagaggagtctgacctagggacatttctggtcccctacCCAAAAGGGACTCtgaggctgggtttggagtcgccattttttactttgagttttaagtgaagggtgcatgagtggtaagtgcatgtagttttatgtgaagaaggagagttgtctttagagggcaagctgtgactgtccccttgagttgtgagacacaaagggaagcaTTCaatgagatcacaactagctttaatggaaggttcacagcatcccctgaactagtgctattagaccacactgggagtaaattatcgtttcggtaagtgtctactacctcctccagtgtgtgtgtgttcatctgtaAGATACATCTTCCTAGGACCCTTAATAAACCTTTAACAAACCTCCCCTACTTCCTTACCTGGAGACGCAAGACAATAGGTATCTTAAGGCTGAGTTCCTCGGCAGCTGCTATGACACCTTGAGCAATGACATCACAACGCATGATTCCTCCGAAGATGTTCACCAAGATTGCATGTACCTGCAAAGCAAAGATATGATAGAGCTCCATACATAGCAAGTGTTATCTCCACACGCCACACACATTCATTGCCTATAGCAGAGGTTCTAAACCTTTTTCTCATTAgtaaccccctgagttataagactaACTACCAAatcccagtaatctgacatcaaacagaatattattagatcagccatcaaagtacccctggaaatcttgtgaactcTACGAGGTTTGCAAACCCTATGTTGAGAACCCCTGGAAAGCTACCGACATACTCCTGGTATACAAGACTATAAATAGCCTACGATTTTGCCCCATTTAGTAATCTTAACTGACTTCTTAAtctgataaaaataaagacactaCCAGAAATATTCTTACAGATCATATAACATGCTTGTAATCTTCACCTCACATTCAGAAATAATGCTACAATACCACAGAGAAACTAGTGAAGAGAGGCTCCCAGTAAAAAGAGTAACCAGCACTCCTAGATATTGTGGATGTTATCAAAGGAGCCACAAAATTTATGGATATCagcaccattactattactagtgcCAGATAGAGGTAATGGCAAATACGATGCCATATAAATACTGGTTCATGCCCAAATCATACATTAGGATCTGTAGTGATGATCTTGAAGGCTTCCTTGACTTGCTCTGCTGTGGCTCCACCTCCAACATCCAGGAAATTGGCTGGAGATCCTCCATGTAGCTTGATGATGTCCATGGTGGCCATGGCCAGGCCAGCACCATTCACAAGACATCCAATGCTGCCTGAAAACAGTTTTGATCATGAAAACTAAAGAACATTGTGACATGGTATAGGATTCATAAATGAATATTAAGTTTCCACTATCAGAAGTGCTTCACCAAGCAATAATCTTTGTGTTCAAGAGCTCAACCTCAAGGGAGCTCCATTGCACACTCAGATTCGGCCTTTTGTTTGTCATCATGTGTGGAGGAAAAGACAGTTTTATGAACAAGAAATATACGGTACTCCAACAGGAGGGTGACATGGAAACTGAGTTTCCAGCCTTATAAATATGACTTAAAACACAATGTCCTGACACAAGTTCACATCCAGGATCAGCACAATGAAACCTGTGTAAAAAAGTGTAAACTAAAATCCATCATCAAATCACCATGCAGCCGATCTTAATGACATGGTCTAACCACACCCCTCTCTAACATCAACAATCACATGTTTTACCAGATAAAGGAGTACTGTAATAAGGGCAAGAaccatttaattttgtttattattcttgTGTTGGTTCTTGCAGCAGCTAGTTGGTATGTGAATGAGGATCCACacttaataaataaatcacataCTGAGAAAAAGTAAGCTAGCCTCTAACTTTAAACATTACTGTCATTACTGACCATCTAGAGCAATGTAGTTCAGGTTGTATCTTGACGCTTCCACTTCCTTTGCATCTTCTTGTGACCAATCACGCTCAGCAAATATCTCCTTTTGACGGAACTCTGCATTGTCGTCAAACTTCATCTTCGCATCCAGAGCATACACTGAATGAAAATTACCATTGTAACAAATGTATGGATGCACATCATAAAAGATATAACccattaaactctctctctctcactctcatctAGCTAAACACACATCAACCAGCCATGcgaattcttattttcttatcaataCTAAAAGTTCACAGTGATATACAAGTGAGGTTCATTATGCAACAATTAATCAAAATAACATGTACAAGCTGAACCATTCAGTAAGTGTCTACTCCAGGTAGATTGGAAGGATGCAACTCCTTGGTTTTTTGTCAAAAGAAAGTGGCAAGTTACATGATTATGTCTCCACTCAACTCAGGATTGAACCCCAGGACATCTCAGGTATTTGAGCAAACTGACTCCTAAGACACTGAGTAATTAAAAGACAAAATACAATGTTGTGAGAAACATGTTACAAGACCATACAGTGTTCACCATGACACTTATCTTCTATATGAATAGGCAGTCtcataatgaataataaagacacccggtatgaaaaatatgaaagctgGCACACAATCTTACAGTTTGAGCCTATCAGCCACACCACACATGGCTAAGAAACCAAAGACAATTCCTAAGCCTTGAAGGTACAGTATGTAGTTCAAATATACAACAATAGCTATAAAGCAAGAAGCCACACTCACCCTTGCCATAAGTGTCTTCAGCATATGGGTTGATCTCAATCATGGATGCATCGTTGTTGATAAAAGCTGCATACAAAGACTTGATCACGGCAACTGTCTCTTCCATACGGGACTCCAGGCCGAGCTGTCTCGCCAAGTCCTCTGCCTTCTCATCTGTCACTCCTGTTGATAGATTTCAAGGCTATCTTTATTTCTACATGAGCTACAAGAATTAGCaattatactaaaaaaaagCCAACTACAAACTCTATAAAAATTCTAAAGAATAATTAAAGATATGATTCACAACCTTAAATAACaaacatctgagagagagagagagagagagagagagagagagagagagagagagagagagagagagagagagagagagagagagagagagagagaatccatttAAGACCCTGTAAGAAATACATTGTGATTACCTTCTGAAATATCAATGGGGACCTTAATGATGGCTTCAGGACTCTCTTCAGCCACTTCCTCAATGTTGATGCCTCCTTGTGCTGATGCAATGATGAGTGGACCCTGAAATTCAACAATAATGAACACTTACACAGGTAAGTAAAGAAAATTCTCATACGGATCAGGTTACAGGTAAAAACAAGCAGTGATCTAATAATTACCTGCCTCTGTGGAGTATTTTCAAATTGATGATGTGATGCTGCCCCTCATGTCAATAAATAGGGGGTTGGAAAATGCCATGGGTTCACAGATGAAGAAATATCTTATTCTAAATCAAAACTGCCTTCAAACTATTCTTGCCATCTTTATGTTGCCtttgatgaataaaaaaagaagaaataaaataagataaaacaaataaataaaaaaaaataaataaataaataaacaaaaaataaaaagaatacaaaaatccACAGACCTGCAAAAGAGTCCATAAGAAGAAGACTTACA
Above is a genomic segment from Portunus trituberculatus isolate SZX2019 chromosome 40, ASM1759143v1, whole genome shotgun sequence containing:
- the LOC123515946 gene encoding succinate--CoA ligase [ADP-forming] subunit beta, mitochondrial-like; this translates as MAAALYRAALSAERILARRGPQAIGCTAWGGQHQQRRDLNVHEHVSFTLLKRAGIPVPGFGVAHTPEEAVEIANKLDSTDVVVKAQVLTGGRGKGNFKGGFKGGVKLVYSAEEAGEVASKMIGDMLVTKQTGEKGIPCGKVMVCERKFPRREFYMAIMMERSFAGPLIIASAQGGINIEEVAEESPEAIIKVPIDISEGVTDEKAEDLARQLGLESRMEETVAVIKSLYAAFINNDASMIEINPYAEDTYGKVYALDAKMKFDDNAEFRQKEIFAERDWSQEDAKEVEASRYNLNYIALDGSIGCLVNGAGLAMATMDIIKLHGGSPANFLDVGGGATAEQVKEAFKIITTDPNVHAILVNIFGGIMRCDVIAQGVIAAAEELSLKIPIVLRLQGTNVDDAKALIAMSNLRILPCDNLDDAAKMAVKLSNIITLAKAANVDVKFELPV